One part of the Oryzias melastigma strain HK-1 linkage group LG21, ASM292280v2, whole genome shotgun sequence genome encodes these proteins:
- the pgap1 gene encoding GPI inositol-deacylase has product MNLAAVAVYAVAAGLLVVGLREVLTGFEENRCSMTYMFEYPEYRRLALPRRVARMYPAYGLYLYGEGLYAQETQALKLTGAPVLFLPGNAGSYKQARSLGSVALRKAENMDGGLHLNVFTVDFNEELVALYGGSLFRQTHFLHESIKAILRLYKHLKAPPQSVVLVGHSMGGVVARALFTLPRFNTRLVSLIITQASPHQAPVLALDPYLLDFYAAVRNRWVNQANKLRNVTVLSVGGGYRDYQVRSGLTSLPCPSEDSNKLSLVVTAVPRTWVSTDHLSIVWCKELVLATVRAFFDLIDRETRQFTENQERKVAVLNHHFIRHPARFVEESPETAFSIQDIQETGSEVNTLRLTYTTPKEGQVKNFVFALSSRRKAYSHFYCRSNNLETSSWVFGCVRKNGSSCANPEDLSKGTELLPPYKILILSLRDLSAFSHLVVSASNINGKQFTVECEWQRHQSDSQTLTLSVPHVFSFGFTSSDVTVNSSGLLHYIHLQHFHQAYQAFRISVISQCKAQKDRLPSVYRMRVPWFREDSLTSVSVPSVTEISGMLHTSRPDNSSSGVLLELHTAPNCQYKVSVRSSLPKVLGQILRFCGPTLPVYTAVTLLLACRRQLSSILKRRRTVDMSQAVAAGLQPHKINLPVYVLHVLFCCSQFQEVWSSLWLPPMDTIPPSFPDGMFHEDSPPAEEWPHLLSPLLYVLGAAVAYWGSSLLRLLIRLLSLLLAALHRPSVSGDCGTMGPRVQILVGLCLTVVGGASCGALAIAASSLLHLYRVLRLEMTERYLSHMLNLAPQKHKQTENGTESSSKSKAGSGAPLLSECALQEVRDDLELHLSLSALFMLPVMLSAPSLLHWIRNLRYSSHLDPDPCWPHTVPLVIVNLLLINCNTLKLSNSKLLPLASRLPLPLAVTMVTFSSLHLYRVTHFLSAALIPLGLCCLL; this is encoded by the exons ATGAATTTGGCCGCCGTGGCCGTTTACGCCGTGGCCGCGGGGCTCCTGGTGGTGGGCCTGCGGGAGGTCCTGACGGGCTTCGAGGAGAACCGCTGCAGCATGACCTACATGTTCGAATACCCGGAGTACCGG CGGCTGGCGCTGCCTCGCCGTGTGGCCAGAATGTACCCAGCGTACGGGCTGTACCTGTACGGAGAGGGTCTGTACGCTCAGGAGACCCAGGCGCTCAAGCTCACCGGCGCACCTGTTCTCTTCTTACCTGGGAATGCAGgaagttacaaacaag CTCGCTCGCTGGGATCTGTGGCCTTGAGGAAAGCTGAGAACATGGACGGCGGTCTCCACCTGAATGTGTTCACCGTGGACTTCAACGAGGAGCTGGTGGCTCTGTACGGCGGGAGTTTGTTCAGACAAACCCACTTCCTGCACGAGAGCATCAAGGCCATCCTGCGGCTCTATAAG CACCTGAAGGCCCCCCCTCAGAGCGTGGTGCTCGTAGGTCACTCTATGGGTGGGGTGGTGGCCCGAGCCCTGTTCACTCTGCCCCGCTTCAACACCCGCCTGGTCAGCCTGATCATCACGCAGGCCTCGCCGCACCAGGCTCCGGTTCTGGCTCTGGACCCGTACCTGCTGG atttctATGCTGCCGTGAGGAACAGGTGGGTCAACCAAGCAAACAAGCTGAGGAATGTTACCGTTCTCTCTGTTGGAGGCGGTTACCGTGACTACCAAGTCCGCTCCGGCCTCACATCACTTCCGTGTCCCTCAGAAGACTCGAATAAGTTGTCATTGGTG GTAACTGCTGTGCCAAGGACTTGGGTGTCCACTGACCATCTATCTATTGTTTG GTGCAAAGAGCTCGTTCTAGCTACCGTTAGGGCCTTTTTTGACCTCATCGATCGGGAAACCCGACAG TTCACAGAGAACCAGGAGAGGAAAGTGGCCGTTCTGAACCATCATTTCATCAGACATCCCGCCAGATTTGTGGAAGAAAGTCCAGAAACAGCTTTCTCCATTCAAG ATAttcaggaaacaggaagtgaagtgAATACCCTGCGTCTGACCTACACCACACCGAAG GAAGGACAAGTGAAGAACTTCGTGTTCGCCCTGTCGAGTCGCAGGAAGGCCTACAGCCACTTCTACTGCCGCAGCAACAACCTG GAGACGTCCAGTTGGGTGTTCGGCTGCGTTCGGAAGAACGGCTCTTCTTG TGCGAACCCGGAAGATCTCTCTAAAGGAACCGAACTTCTACCTCCATACAAG ATCCTCATTCTGAGTCTCCGTGATCTTTCTGCGTTTTCTCACCTGGTCGTTTCTGCCTCAAACATCAACGGAAAACAG TTCACAGTGGAGTGCGAGTGGCAGAGACATCAGTCGGACTCTCAGACTCTGACGCTCTCCGTTCCTCACGTCTTCTCCTTCG GTTTCACCTCCAGTGACGTTACGGTAAACTCCTCTGGACTTCTGCACTACATTCATCTGCAGCACTTTCATCAG GCCTACCAGGCTTTCAGGATTAGCGTCATCAGTCAGTGTAAAGCTCAGAAAG acaGGTTACCCAGCGTGTACCGGATGAGGGTCCCCTGGTTCAGAGAGGACTCTCTGACCTCCGTCAG TGTCCCATCAGTGACGGAGATCTCAGGGATGCTGCACACCAGTCGTCCTGACAACAGCTCCTCAGGTGTACTCCTAGAGCTCCACACTGCCCCCAACTGCCAGTATAAG GTTTCAGTTAGAAGCTCGTTGCCTAAAGTGCTGGGACAG ATCTTGAGATTCTGTGGCCCCACGCTGCCGGTCTACACCGCTGTAACGCTGCTCCTGGCCTGCAGGAGGCAGCTGTCGTCCATCCTAAAGAGGAGGCGAACGGTTGACATGAGCCAGGCGGTGGCTGCCGGGCTGCAGCCTCACAAGATCAACCTGCCCGTTTACGTTCTGCACGTCTTGTTCTG CTGCAGTCAGTTTCAGGAGGTCTGGTCTAGTCTTTGGCTGCCGCCCATGGACACAATCCCTCCATCATTCCCCGACGGGATGTTTCATGAGGACTCGCCTCCAGCTGAGGAGTGGCCTCACCTCCTGTCCCCTTTGCTTTACGTCCTGGGGGCAGCCGTGGCGTACTGGGGCAGCTCGCTGCTCCGCCTCCTCATTCGTCTGCTCTCTCTGTTGCTGGCTGCTCTGCACAG GCCGTCTGTGTCTGGAGATTGCGGCACGATGGGACCGCGGGTCCAGATCCTCGTCGGTCTCTGTCTGActgttgtgggcggagcttcctGTGGGGCGTTGGCAATCGCTGCTTCTTCTCTTCTCCACCTTTACAGA GTTCTCCGGCTGGAGATGACAGAGCGGTATTTGAGTCACATGCTGAATCTG GCACCACAGAAGCACAAACAAACTGAGAATGGCACAGAGTCATCCAGCAAGTCTAAAGCAGGCAGTGGCGCCCCCCTGCTGTCTGAGTGTGCCCTGCAGGAGGTAAGGGACGACCTGGAGCTGCACCTCAGCCTGTCGGCGCTCTTCATGCTTCCTGTCATGCTCAGCGCGCCCTCACTGCTCCACTGGATCCGCAACCTGAG ATATTCCTCTCATCTGGACCCCGACCCCTGTTGGCCTCACACTGTGCCTCTGGTTATCGTGAACCTGCTGCTCATCAACTGCAACACCCTCAAGCTCAGCAACAG CAAACTCCTGCCTCTGGCCTCCCGCCTCCCCCTCCCCTTGGCCGTCACCATGGTGACCTTCTCCTCCCTTCACCTGTACAGAGTCACCCACTTCCTGTCCGCAGCTCTCATCCCGCTGGGCTTGTGCTGTCTCCTCTGA